Proteins co-encoded in one Malus domestica chromosome 09, GDT2T_hap1 genomic window:
- the LOC103411558 gene encoding uncharacterized protein: protein MDRFFKKISVPPSPVIEKNDDTQGQHSTEFILSNLPSDPGKRIRILDYNPNIRDQVRRAYVLAGPQQPKTHNFPYKKYRDTQRRFNPAWFDDFPTWLEYSVEKDVAFCLCCYLFKPNIGEQAGGDFFVGEGFSNWKKKERLLTHIGGVNSAHNQAWSNFEALRSQKQHIQSFFSKTHDEARIQYRARLNASIDCCRFLLRQGLAFRGNDESEHSSNHGNFLELLQFLADHNEDVKAVTLKNAPENHKLTSPDIQKDIVNACATETIKTIIKDIGTSLFSILIDESRDVSTKEQMAIVLRYVDKNGHVVERFIGIEHVTSTAARSLKETIDEVFSRHKLSMSRLRGQGYDGASNMQGEFNGLKALIMKDSGCAYYIHCFAHQLQLALVAVAKKNIQIESLFSIVTILVNVVGASSKRCDLLRENQSIAVIKALNSGEFTSGKGKNQETTLKRAGETRWGSHFGTLVSIMTMFSSILDVLEVIADDGVSSQQRCEANNLLDSMQSFDFVFNLHLMKDILGITNELSQALQRKDQDIVNAMKLVGVCKQRLEIMRKSGWDSLLSELQELNNRFNETNTELLLCLACLCPTDSFSAFDSQKLLRLAQFYPKDFSMNELVILKIQLETYIMDMRSSIEFSGLKEIGDLAKKMVQCKKHKVYSLVYLLVTLALTLPVATATVERAFLAMKILKNRLRNRMGDQWMNDNMVIFIEREIFDGIGNDVVMQRFQNMKTRRGIL, encoded by the exons ATGGAtaggtttttcaaaaaaatatcaGTGCCGCCATCCCCAGTTATTGAGAAAAATGATGATACTCAGGGACAACATAGTACAGAATTTATTTTATCAAATCTTCCATCAGATCCTGGTAAGCGAATTCGAATTTTGGATTACAATCCTAATATTCGAGATCAAGTACGAAGAGCGTATGTGCTAGCTGGTCCTCAACAacctaaaacccataattttccTTACAAGAAATATAGAGACACGCAAAGACGATTCAACCCTGCTTGGTTTGATGATTTTCCTACTTGGTTGGAATATAGTGTAGAAAAAGATGTTGCCTTTTGTCTGTGTTGCTACCtttttaaaccaaacattggagAACAAGCAGGTGGTGATTTCTTTGTTGGAGAAGGATTTTCTAactggaagaagaaagaaagacttCTAACTCATATTGGAGGCGTCAATAGTGCACACAATCAAGCATGGAGTAATTTTGAAGCTTTAAGGAGTCAAAAGCAACATATCCAATCTTTTTTCTCTAAAACTCATGATGAAGCTCGAATTCAATATAGAGCTCGGTTGAATGCATCAATTGATTGTTGTCGATTTCTTTTGAGACAAGGGCTTGCATTTCGTGGTAATGATGAATCTGAACATTCAAGCAACCATGGAAACTTTCTTGAGCTTCTACAGTTTCTTGCCGACCACAATGAGGATGTGAAAGCCGTTACTTTGAAAAATGCTCCGGAGAATCACAAATTGACATCACCAGATATTCAAAAAGACATTGTAAATGCTTGTGCAACTGAGACCATCAAGACTATTATTAAAGACATTGGCACTTCATTGTTCTCTATTTTGATTGATGAATCTCGCGACGTATCAACGAAGGAACAAATGGCTATTGTATTGCGTTATGTGGACAAGAATGGGCATGTCGTTGAGCGTTTTATTGGCATTGAGCATGTTACTAGTACTGCTGCTCGTTCACTCAAGGAAACCATTGATGAGGTATTTTCTAGGCATAAATTGAGCATGTCTAGGTTGCGTGGGCAAGGTTACGATGGGGCCAGCAATATGCAAGGTGAGTTCAATGGTCTTAAAGCTCTTATTATGAAAGACAGTGGTTGTGCCTATTATATTCATTGCTTTGCACATCAACTTCAATTAGCTCTTGTAGCTGTGGCAAAGAAGAACATCCAAATTGAGTCTCTTTTTAGTATAGTTACTATTTTGGTAAATGTTGTTGGAGCTTCATCGAAGCGTTGTGATCTTCTTCGAGAGAATCAATCTATTGCAGTTATTAAAGCACTTAACAGTGGTGAgtttacaagtgggaaaggcaAAAATCAAGAAACTACTTTGAAACGTGCTGGAGAAACACGTTGGGGTTCACACTTTGGTACTTTAGTAAGTATCATGACTATGTTTTCATCCATACTTGATGTACTTGAAGTAATAGCAGATGATGGAGTAAGCTCTCAACAAAGATGTGAAGCGAATAATTTATTGGATTCCATGCAAtcatttgattttgtgtttaatCTACACTTGATGAAAGATATACTAGGAATAACCAATGAATtgtcacaagcattgcaaaggaAGGATCAGGATATTGTAAATGCAATGAAGTTGGTTGGAGTTTGTAAGCAAAGGTTGGAGATAATGAGGAAAAGTGGTTGGGATTCTTTACTTAGTGAA CTTCAAGAACTAAATAATCGTTTCAATGAGACCAACACTGAGTTACTTCTTTGTTTGGCATGTTTATGTCCAACCGACTCCTTCTCTGCTTTTGATAGCCAAAAGCTATTGCGTCTTGCCCAGTTTTATCCTAAAGACTTCTCTATGAATGAGCTGGTGATACTTAAGATTCAACTTGAGACTTACATTATGGATATGCGGTCTAGCATtgagttttcaggtttaaaagaGATTGGagatcttgcaaaaaaaatggtTCAATGCAAAAAACACAAGGTGTATTCGCTGGTTTACTTGCTTGTGACATTAGCACTAACTCTTCCAGTTGCTACTGCAACCGTTGAAAGAGCATTTTTGGCCATGAAAATTCTGAAGAATCGATTGCGAAATcgaatgggagatcaatggatgaatgataacatggttatttttatagagagagagatatttgaTGGTATTGGTAACGATGTTGTCATGCAACGCTTTCAAAACATGAAAACGCGTCGAGGGATATTGTAA
- the LOC103443797 gene encoding protein disulfide isomerase-like 1-6 — MSRSKPTSRFIIVVLTLILTLLLHFPTPIISSEPQNLTADETEDGELEELLAPTTRSSEAELLSNAQRIVLELNHDNTKRVIENNEFVLVLGYTPWCSRSAELMPQFAEAATALKELGSPLLMAKIDAERHAKTASSLEIKGFPTLLLFVNGTSQVYTGGFSAEEIVIWARKKTGEPVIRISSVTEAEEFLKKSDIFVVGLFEKFEGPNHKEFVNAATADNAIQFVEASNIEVANVLFPNMKPTSFFLGIVKSEPERCTAYEGTFRADEILQFLDHNKFPLVNRLTEANSAKVYSSPIQIQVHVFADADDFKKLLEPLQDVARQFKSKILFILIDITDENLAKPYLTVFGLEESNSTVVIAFDIRGNSKYLLESDPTQSNLEEFCSGLLQGTVSPHFKSQLIPDNKNETVLSVVGKTLDDLVLNSHKNVVLEASDYPTLLLYTAIDKANPIKLSTKSSLKDVAATINKHLKAKDNAAKGGAFRTAGSQSCFNYERTATSSLNFGKKLGINQPVYLVIIMQKKIDYHMI, encoded by the exons ATGTCCAGATCAAAACCCACCTCCAGATTCATCATTGTTGTCCTCACTCTCATCCTCACCCTCCTACTCCATTTCCCGACCCCCATCATATCCTCTGAACCCCAAAACCTCACCGCAGACGAAACCGAAGATGGCGAACTTGAAGAGCTCCTGGCGCCCACCACAAGGTCCTCGGAGGCCGAGCTTTTATCCAATGCACAAAGGATTGTTCTGGAGCTTAATCATGACAATACCAAGAGGGTTATTGAGAACAATGAGTTTGTTCTGGTTCTTGGTTATACTCCTTGGTGTTCCAGGAGTGCTGAGCTGATGCCTCAGTTTGCTGAGGCTGCCACTGCGCTGAAGGAATTGGGGAGCCCCCTTTTGATGGCGAAGATTGATGCCGAGCGGCACGCGAAAACTGCCTCGTCTTTGGAGATCAAAGGGTTCCCTACTCTGCTTCTGTTTGTCAATGGCACCTCCCAAGTGTACACTGGTGGATTTTCTGC GGAAGAAATAGTGATATGGGCGAGGAAGAAAACTGGTGAACCTGTTATTAGGATAAGCTCGGTGACAGAGGCTGAAGAATTTCTCAAGAAGTCTGACATATTTGTTGTTGGTTTGTTTGAAAAGTTTGAG GGGCCTAACCACAAAGAGTTTGTAAATGCAGCGACAGCTGACAATGCAATCCAGTTTGTAGAAGCAAGCAACATCGAGGTTGCTAACGTTCTCTTTCCAAATATGAAACCAACTAGCTTTTTCCTTGGAATTGTGAAAAGTGAGCCAGAAAGATGCACTGCATATG AGGGGACCTTTAGAGCGGATGAAATACTGCAGTTTCTTGACCATAACAAGTTTCCGTTAGTTAACAGACTTACTGAAGCGAATTCTGCAAAAGTGTACTCCAGCCCTATTCAAATTCAG GTTCATGTTTTTGCAGACGCAGATGACTTCAAGAAACTTCTTGAGCCTCTTCAAGATGTTGCTAGACAGTTCAAGTCAAAG ATACTGTTTATATTAATAGACATTACGGACGAAAACCTTGCTAAGCCTTACCTAACGGTATTTGGGCTTGAAGAATCGAACAGCACTGTG GTCATTGCTTTTGATATCAGAGGGAACTCTAAATATCTGTTGGAATCAGATCCAACACAAAGCAATCTTGAA GAGTTCTGCTCAGGGCTTCTACAGGGTACTGTATCTCCACACTTCAAATCGCAACTAATACCTGATAAT AAGAATGAAACGGTCCTGAGCGTTGTAGGAAAGACATTGGATGACTTGGTTTTAAATAGTCACAAGAATGTTGTACTAGAG GCAAGCGACTACCCAACGCTCTTGTTATACACAGCCATCGATAAAGCCAACCCG ATCAAACTTTCTACAAAATCGAGTTTGAAGGACGTGGCCGCAACCAtcaacaaacatttgaaagccAAAGATAACGCCGCTAAAG GTGGAGCTTTCAGAACTGCAGGATCCCAATCTTGCTTCAACTATGAGAGAACAGCAACATCGAGCCTTAATTTTGGGAAAAAATTGGGTATTAATCAGCCTGTATATCTTGTTATCATTATGCAGAAAAAAATTGATTACCATATGATTTAA
- the LOC103443798 gene encoding glyoxylate/hydroxypyruvate reductase A HPR2-like: MLFLKDFRKSDIYDISESSTHRYQKLPIIPRPPPSQIPSSPILTGTAQTPKPNKPHSPNPTTMESIGVLMPIPMSSYLEQELEKRFNLLKPWTVPHKTQFIKDHSTSIRAIVGNASAGADAELIAALPKLEIISSFSVGIDKVDLKTCKEKGIRVTNTPDVLTDDVADLAIGLTLAVLRRLCESERYVRSGQWKKGGYKLTTKFTGKTVGIIGLGRIGKAVAKRAEAFSCPIAYFSRTEKPDSKFKYYPTVVELAANCHVLVVACPLTEETRHIINRQVINALGPRGVLINIGRGPHVDEAELVSALVEGRLGGAGLDVYEKEPHVPEQLFALENVVLLPHVGSGTVETRNAMADLVVGNLEAHFLKKPLLTPVA; the protein is encoded by the exons atgttatttttgaaAGATTTTAGAAAAAGTGACATTTATGACATTTCTGAAAGCTCCACCCATCGCTACCAAAAGCTTCCCATAATCCCACGACCACCACCTTCTCAAATCCCATCCTCTCCAATCCTTACGGGGACGGCACAAACCCCGAAACCAAACAAGCCCCATTCTCCAAATCCCACAACAATGGAGTCCATCGGCGTCCTCATGCCGATCCCCATGTCCTCCTACTTGGAGCAGGAGCTCGAGAAGCGCTTCAACCTCCTCAAGCCCTGGACTGTCCCCCACAAAACCCAGTTCATCAAGGACCACTCCACCTCCATCCGCGCCATCGTCGGCAACGCCTCCGCCGGAGCCGACGCCGAGCTCATCGCCGCTCTGCCGAAGCTGGAGATTATTTCCAGTTTCAGCGTCGGAATCGATAAGGTCGATTTGAAGACGTGTAAGGAAAAGGGTATTCGGGTCACCAACACGCCCGACGTTTTGACTGATGACGTGGCGGACCTTGCTATTGGGCTGACGTTGGCGGTGCTGAGACGGCTCTGTGAGAGTGAACGGTATGTGAGGAGTGGGCAGTGGAAGAAGGGCGGCTACAAGTTGACCaccaag TTCACCGGGAAAACTGTTGGGATCATCGGTCTCGGAAGAATTGGCAAAGCAGTTGCGAAGAGAGCCGAGGCTTTTAGTTGCCCAATTGCTTACTTTTCCAGGACAGAAAAGCCAGATTCGAAGTTCAAATACTACCCAACTGTCGTGGAGTTGGCCGCCAACTGCCATGTTTTAGTTGTTGCATGCCCCTTAACCGAAGAGACCCGCCACATTATCAACCGCCAAGTCATTAATGCTTTGGGACCAAGGGGTGTTCTCATCAACATTGGGAGAGGTCCTCATGTTGACGAAGCTGAGTTGGTATCTGCTCTGGTAGAAGGCCGGTTAGGTGGGGCGGGGCTTGATGTCTATGAGAAGGAACCCCACGTACCCGAGCAGCTGTTCGCTCTCGAGAATGTGGTCCTCTTGCCTCATGTCGGAAGCGGCACGGTAGAAACTCGCAATGCCATGGCTGACCTTGTGGTTGGGAATCTTGAGGCTCACTTCTTGAAGAAACCATTGTTGACACCAGTGGCCTAA